Proteins encoded in a region of the Sander lucioperca isolate FBNREF2018 chromosome 4, SLUC_FBN_1.2, whole genome shotgun sequence genome:
- the asf1bb gene encoding histone chaperone asf1b-B — protein MAKVQVLNVAVLDNPSSFGNPFQFEITFECMEDLPEDLEWKIIYVGSAESEEYDQVLDSVLVGPVPAGRHMFVFQADAPNTGLIPESDAVGVTVVLITCTYRGQEFIRIGYYVNNEYTDPELRENPPLKPDYTQLLRNILASNPRVTRFHINWEGSADKMEDSENVDPSPNISGMLPSSCLPGKMPPLGLMPDNSMDCM, from the exons ATGGCCAAGGTACAAGTCTTAAACGTTGCTGTTCTGGACAACCCGAGCTCATTTGGAAATCCATTTCAGTTTGAAATAACGTTTGAATGCATGGAGGATTTACCGGAAG ATCTAGAGTGGAAGATCATCTATGTGGGATCAGCTGAGAGCGAGGAATACGACCAGGTTTTGGACTCTGTTCTAGTTGGCCCGGTACCGGCTGGCAGAcacatgtttgtgtttcag GCTGATGCTCCTAACACAGGGCTGATTCCAGAGAGTGACGCTGTAGGAGTGACTGTAGTCCTTATAACCTGTACTTACCGTGGACAGGAGTTTATCCGCATCGGTTACTATGTCAACAATGAATACACAGACCCTGAACTACGGGAAAACCCACCTCTCAAACCAGACTACACTCAG CTTCTGCGGAATATTTTGGCCTCCAACCCCCGTGTCACCCGCTTTCATATCAACTGGGAGGGCTCGGCAGACAAGATGGAGGACAGCGAGAACGTTGACCCATCCCCCAACATTAGTGGCATGCTCCCTTCCTCCTGTTTACCAGGAAAGATGCCACCTCTTGGACTGATGCCGGACAACTCCATGGACTGCATGTAA